A genome region from Megalobrama amblycephala isolate DHTTF-2021 linkage group LG18, ASM1881202v1, whole genome shotgun sequence includes the following:
- the si:dkey-71d15.2 gene encoding SH3 domain-containing kinase-binding protein 1, with protein MGNYNAALVADVEEFKSIVSTLENQRILSEHNRLENTLSVYHAVEEQAGQEMNEVNQEPDLLALKFLYSNTDEPEDSKEPVSNCTSAPAPVVSSSSSSGTANTTSLPAYLSALLAAKPRPALQGPATLEQMRAELRDLRDELDTLKTQQKKEIRLLMNELDEEKKMRLSLQIEVERLKKHMSK; from the exons ATGGGCAACTACAACGCCGCACTTGTTGCTG ATGTTGAAGAATTCAAGTCCATTGTGTCAACTCTAGAGAACCAGCGTATTCTGTCTGAACACAACAGACTGGAGAACACACTCTCAGTTTATCAT GCTGTCGAGGAACAAGCAGGACAGGAAATGAATGAAGTGAATCAGGAACCAGACTTGCTGGCCCTCAAGTTTCTTTACAGTAACACAGATGAACCCGAAGACTCCAAA GAGCCCGTCAGCAACTGTACCTCTGCTCCTGCACCAGTGgtttcctcttcttcttcttctggcACAGCAAACACGACCTCGCTCCCTGCATATCTCTCGGCATTATTAGCAGCTAAACCCCGACCGGCCCTGCAGGGCCCCGCCACCTTGGAGCAGATGAGAGCAGAGCTCCGAGATCTTCGAGATGAACTGGATACGCTGAAGACTCAGCAGAA AAAAGAGATCAGACTGCTCATGAACGAACTGGATGAAGAAAAGAAGATGCGTTTGTCACTGCAA